The Lycium barbarum isolate Lr01 chromosome 9, ASM1917538v2, whole genome shotgun sequence genome has a segment encoding these proteins:
- the LOC132611869 gene encoding uncharacterized protein LOC132611869, producing the protein MGTSWHNVNGKIWIFVDAEIQVEIMRDTEQLLSCRFTHLGDGQELVLTVVYASTDRSGRIALWEDLYDMSSHITIPWLVGGDFNVITDDIEKFGGLPVQFAETEDFRQCIDICQLMDLGFTGSMFTWWNGRSDEACIFKRLDRCLGNQALQNCFPNLEVEHLIKQGSDHSPLLVNMRADSRPIRKSFRFLNFWVEHESFLDVIKENWVESYGSDPFFNFHNKLKKVGRALSKWSRDTYGDIFKQIATLEEVVQVHEQEFEQNPTGLNRERLQMVQADLIRFYAIEEKFWRQKAGMLWFQDGDRNTKFFHAHVNGKRRKLQLQRIQDHTGTWLDTEDEIAQEAIRFFSDQFKEENIPTDFSMLDKIPKMVTEEQNQQLYEMPDEAEVKRAVFGLNGDSAGGPDGFTGRFFQACWEIIANDLVTMQSGFVKGRSIVENILLAQEIVHDIRIRGKPANVVIKLDMEKAYDRIPKKDFPFTYLGVPIYYGRRRNIHYKEIIEKIQNRLSSWTGKMLSIGGRTTLIKHVLQSMPIHLLSACDPPSAILAQIHRLYHRTTTLKEYQQAAKHSVIRMLKSFTSINCNWLETLLTNDMKWNYYSK; encoded by the exons ATGGGGACATCATGGCATAATGTGAATGGGAAGATTTGGATTTTTGTGGATGcagaaattcaagtagaaataatGAGAGATACAGAACAACTGTTATCCTGTAGATTCACTCATTTGGGTGATGGGCAAGAGTTGGTGCTTACAGTTGTTTATGCGAGTACTGATAGAAGTGGGAGAATAGCTCTATGGGAGGATCTATATGACATGTCTTCACACATCACCATCCCATGGCTTGTGGgtggggattttaatgtcattacagATGACATTGAGAAATTTGGGGGTCTTCCTGTACAGTTTGCAGAAACAGAGGATTTTAGACAATGTATAGACATTTGCCAACTGATGGATCTTGGTTTTACTGGAAGTAtgttcacatggtggaatgggagatcGGATGAGGCTTGTATATTTAAAAGACTGGACAGATGTTTGGGAAATCAGGCTCTGCAGAATTGTTTTCCTAATTTGGAGGTAGAGCATCTCATTAAACAAGGTTCTGACCACTCCCCCTTGCTGGTAAATATGAGAGCAGATAGTAGACCAATTAGGAAATCTTTcaggtttcttaatttttgggtAGAGCATGAATCATTTCTAGATGTAATCAAAGAAAATTGGGTGGAATCTTATGGCTCAGACCCCTTCTTTAACTTTCATAATAAGTTAAAAAAGGTGGGAAGAGCTCTCTCTAAGTGGAGTAGGGACACTTATggtgatatcttcaagcaaatTGCAACTCTGGAGGAAGTGGTGCAGGTGCATGAGCAAGAATTTGAACAGAATCCTACAGGGCTTAACAGGGAAAGGCTACAAATGGTACAAGCTGATCTGATCAGGTTTTATGCTAttgaagaaaaattttggagacaaaaagcaggGATGTTGTGGTTTCAGGATGGAGATAGGAACACAAAattctttcatgctcatgttaatggaaagagaagaaagctacaATTACAGAGAATTCAAGATCATACAGGTACATGGCTGGACACTGAAGATGAGATTGCACAGGAAGCAATCAGATTTTTCTCAGACCAATTCAAAGAGGAAAATATCCCTACAGATTTCTCTATGCTTGATAAGATTCCTAAAATGGTTACAgaagaacaaaatcaacaactctATGAAATGCCAGATGAAGCAGAGGTGAAAAGAGCAGTTTTTGGTTTAAATGGAGACAGTGCAGGGGGTCCTGATGGTTTCACAGGAAGATTTTTCCAAGCTTGTTGGGAAATTATTGCAAATGACTTGGTGACCATG CAATCAGGATTTGTTAAAGGCAGGAGTATTGTAGAAAACATTCTGTTGGCTCAGGAAATTGTACATGATATTAGGATTAGAGGAAAGCCTGCAAATGTTGTCATTAAGCTTGACatggaaaaggcttatgacaga ATTCCTAAAAAGGATTTTCCATTCACATATTTGGGTGTACCAATCTACTATGGGAGAAGAAGGAACATTCACTACAAGGAGATAATAGAAAAGATTCAGAATAGACTGAGCTCATGGACTGGTAAGATGTTATCTATTGGAGGAAGGACAACACTGATTAAACATGTTTTACAGAGCATGCCTATACACCTACTATCCGCTTGTGACCCTCCTAGTGCTATACTTGCTCAGATTCATAGATT GTACCACAGAACAACCACACTGAAGGAATACCAACAAGCAGCGAAACACAGTGTAATTAGGATGTTGAAAAGTTTTACCAGCATAAATTGCAACTGGTTGGAGAcacttttgacaaatgacatgaagtGGAATTACTACTCCAAATGA
- the LOC132611293 gene encoding uncharacterized protein LOC132611293 isoform X4 — MSAIFLLRHQCITCLRIIKGAVVSCFPAHLEEQFHARLSKFKVKIVKCFVQHIAVDISFNQVAGLCSLTFLEQVNYYIGRSNLFKHSIILIKAWCYYESRILGAQSGLISTYALEILVLHIINRFNLSLDGPLTVLYKFLDYHHTFDWENYGISIYGPVAIKCLQNIVETPVNHGNEMFALSKELLDRCVECSKVQMREGECKGEPFLLKYLNIVDPLKQCNNLGRSVSKGNFCRIRCALSHGFQTLREILSLPEEKVCGGLKKFFVNALELNSGERRPDVDARAMLTCARRSEVFSLNGDYNSHLNNQCYQKFGSNVPFQLSSQISPPQFQGNTLKTYNGSFYYPGTSSCIPTSCYPSSPQLFGSAFSANVASTFRGMELYNPLGSNGKALRRSGRGTSIPSLNGELELQALCPPEFVNEEKYLKVCRDFHDMHINKEMNVQSGTRGSEIDCTKRVELQGAAIHHLELGDTGIIETDLKEKSQETQICISNSNVDEHAAAQETNKGSDEKSLDRYVYLPQKRTKGERKSKGTLLQSNLNTG; from the exons ATGTCAGCTATATTCCTGCTCAG ACATCAATGTATTACCTGTTTGAGAATAATCAAAGGAGCAGTTGTAAGTTGCTTTCCAGCACACCTTGAGGAGCAATTTCATGCCAGGCTGAGCAAGTTTAAG GTGAAGATTGTGAAGTGCTTCGTGCAGCATATTGCTGTAGACATCTCTTTTAATCAAGTTGCAGGACTCTGTTCTTTGACCTTCCTTGAACAG GTCAATTATTACATTGGGAGAAGCAATCTTTTTAAGCACAGTATTATCTTGATCAAAGCCTGGTGCTACTACGAGAGTAGGATTCTTGGCGCTCAGTCCGGGTTGATCTCAACTTATGCATTAGAGATACTGGTCTTGCATATAATAAATCGGTTTAATTTATCTCTAGATGGCCCTTTGACG GTCTTGTATAAGTTCTTGGACTACCATCACACATTTGACTGGGAAAACTATGGCATTAGTATATATGGTCCAGTTGCGATTAAGTGCCTGCAAAATATTGTTG AGACACCGGTAAATCATGGGAATGAGATGTTTGCCCTCAGTAAGGAACTTCTTGATCGCTGCGTGGAATGTTCAAAGGTTCAAATGAGGGAGGGCGAGTGTAAAGGAGAACCCTTCTTACTAAAGTATCTTAACATAGTGGATCCTCTGAAACAGTGTAATAACCTTGGGCGTAGTGTTAGCAAAG GCAACTTCTGTCGTATACGATGTGCTTTGTCCCATGGTTTTCAGACTTTAAGAGAGATCCTGTCCCTACCGGAAGAAAAAGTGTGTGGTGGACTAAAGAAGTTCTTTGTTAATGCTCTTGAACTCAATTCCGGTGAACGAAGACCAGATGTTGATGCACGTGCCATGTTAACTTGTGCTAGAAGATCTGAAGTCTTCAGTTTGAATGGGGATTACAACAGCCATCTCAACAATCAATGTTATCAGAAGTTTGGTTCAAATGTTCCTTTTCAATTGAGCTCTCAAATATCACCTCCTCAGTTCCAGGGCAATACCCTAAAGACGTATAACGGAAGTTTCTATTACCCAGGAACAAGCAGCTGTATCCCAACCTCCTGCTATCCAAGTAGCCCCCAATTATTTGGTTCTGCTTTCAGTGCAAATGTAGCATCGACTTTTCGAGGAATGGAGTTATATAATCCTCTTGGGAGCAATGGCAAGGCCTTGAGGCGAAGCGGAAGAGGTACATCCATTCCCAGTTTAAATGGTGAGTTGGAATTGCAAGCGTTGTGCCCCCCTGAATTTGTAAATGAGGAAAAATATCTAAAAGTTTGTAGAGATTTCCATGACATGCATATAAACAAGGAGATGAATGTGCAAAGTGGTACCCGTGGAAGTGAAATAGATTGTACGAAAAGGGTGGAACTGCAAGGAGCAGCTATTCACCATTTAGAATTGGGAGACACTGGCATCATTGAAACTGATCTGAAAGAGAAGTCCCAGGAAACCCAAATCTGTATCTCCAATTCAAATGTTGACGAACATGCAGCTGCACAGGAAACAAATAAAGGCTCTGAT GAAAAATCCTTAGACAGGTATGTCTATTTACCACAGAAGAGAACAAAAGGGGAGCGCAAGTCTAAAGGCACATTACTTCAATCTAACCTGAATACTGGATGA
- the LOC132611293 gene encoding uncharacterized protein LOC132611293 isoform X5 produces MAKSVFDLLKREELKAADFLVEDVSYIPAQVKIVKCFVQHIAVDISFNQVAGLCSLTFLEQVNYYIGRSNLFKHSIILIKAWCYYESRILGAQSGLISTYALEILVLHIINRFNLSLDGPLTVLYKFLDYHHTFDWENYGISIYGPVAIKCLQNIVETPVNHGNEMFALSKELLDRCVECSKVQMREGECKGEPFLLKYLNIVDPLKQCNNLGRSVSKGNFCRIRCALSHGFQTLREILSLPEEKVCGGLKKFFVNALELNSGERRPDVDARAMLTCARRSEVFSLNGDYNSHLNNQCYQKFGSNVPFQLSSQISPPQFQGNTLKTYNGSFYYPGTSSCIPTSCYPSSPQLFGSAFSANVASTFRGMELYNPLGSNGKALRRSGRGTSIPSLNGELELQALCPPEFVNEEKYLKVCRDFHDMHINKEMNVQSGTRGSEIDCTKRVELQGAAIHHLELGDTGIIETDLKEKSQETQICISNSNVDEHAAAQETNKGSDEKSLDRYVYLPQKRTKGERKSKGTLLQSNLNTG; encoded by the exons ATGGCAAAAAGTGTTTTTGATTTGCTTAAAAGAGAAGAACTAAAAGCTGCTGATTTTCTGGTTGAGGATGTCAGCTATATTCCTGCTCAG GTGAAGATTGTGAAGTGCTTCGTGCAGCATATTGCTGTAGACATCTCTTTTAATCAAGTTGCAGGACTCTGTTCTTTGACCTTCCTTGAACAG GTCAATTATTACATTGGGAGAAGCAATCTTTTTAAGCACAGTATTATCTTGATCAAAGCCTGGTGCTACTACGAGAGTAGGATTCTTGGCGCTCAGTCCGGGTTGATCTCAACTTATGCATTAGAGATACTGGTCTTGCATATAATAAATCGGTTTAATTTATCTCTAGATGGCCCTTTGACG GTCTTGTATAAGTTCTTGGACTACCATCACACATTTGACTGGGAAAACTATGGCATTAGTATATATGGTCCAGTTGCGATTAAGTGCCTGCAAAATATTGTTG AGACACCGGTAAATCATGGGAATGAGATGTTTGCCCTCAGTAAGGAACTTCTTGATCGCTGCGTGGAATGTTCAAAGGTTCAAATGAGGGAGGGCGAGTGTAAAGGAGAACCCTTCTTACTAAAGTATCTTAACATAGTGGATCCTCTGAAACAGTGTAATAACCTTGGGCGTAGTGTTAGCAAAG GCAACTTCTGTCGTATACGATGTGCTTTGTCCCATGGTTTTCAGACTTTAAGAGAGATCCTGTCCCTACCGGAAGAAAAAGTGTGTGGTGGACTAAAGAAGTTCTTTGTTAATGCTCTTGAACTCAATTCCGGTGAACGAAGACCAGATGTTGATGCACGTGCCATGTTAACTTGTGCTAGAAGATCTGAAGTCTTCAGTTTGAATGGGGATTACAACAGCCATCTCAACAATCAATGTTATCAGAAGTTTGGTTCAAATGTTCCTTTTCAATTGAGCTCTCAAATATCACCTCCTCAGTTCCAGGGCAATACCCTAAAGACGTATAACGGAAGTTTCTATTACCCAGGAACAAGCAGCTGTATCCCAACCTCCTGCTATCCAAGTAGCCCCCAATTATTTGGTTCTGCTTTCAGTGCAAATGTAGCATCGACTTTTCGAGGAATGGAGTTATATAATCCTCTTGGGAGCAATGGCAAGGCCTTGAGGCGAAGCGGAAGAGGTACATCCATTCCCAGTTTAAATGGTGAGTTGGAATTGCAAGCGTTGTGCCCCCCTGAATTTGTAAATGAGGAAAAATATCTAAAAGTTTGTAGAGATTTCCATGACATGCATATAAACAAGGAGATGAATGTGCAAAGTGGTACCCGTGGAAGTGAAATAGATTGTACGAAAAGGGTGGAACTGCAAGGAGCAGCTATTCACCATTTAGAATTGGGAGACACTGGCATCATTGAAACTGATCTGAAAGAGAAGTCCCAGGAAACCCAAATCTGTATCTCCAATTCAAATGTTGACGAACATGCAGCTGCACAGGAAACAAATAAAGGCTCTGAT GAAAAATCCTTAGACAGGTATGTCTATTTACCACAGAAGAGAACAAAAGGGGAGCGCAAGTCTAAAGGCACATTACTTCAATCTAACCTGAATACTGGATGA
- the LOC132611293 gene encoding uncharacterized protein LOC132611293 isoform X1 produces the protein METSHDRSSSSSSTSLVSPSCSLSSQYQLPIGYEYRPTAKRSVQDILYVLSPTVDSDQTRMGIVSYVGRLIRRNFGVEVSQFGSGPLQTYLPHGDIDLTVIAYQNNDEDMAKSVFDLLKREELKAADFLVEDVSYIPAQVKIVKCFVQHIAVDISFNQVAGLCSLTFLEQVNYYIGRSNLFKHSIILIKAWCYYESRILGAQSGLISTYALEILVLHIINRFNLSLDGPLTVLYKFLDYHHTFDWENYGISIYGPVAIKCLQNIVETPVNHGNEMFALSKELLDRCVECSKVQMREGECKGEPFLLKYLNIVDPLKQCNNLGRSVSKGNFCRIRCALSHGFQTLREILSLPEEKVCGGLKKFFVNALELNSGERRPDVDARAMLTCARRSEVFSLNGDYNSHLNNQCYQKFGSNVPFQLSSQISPPQFQGNTLKTYNGSFYYPGTSSCIPTSCYPSSPQLFGSAFSANVASTFRGMELYNPLGSNGKALRRSGRGTSIPSLNGELELQALCPPEFVNEEKYLKVCRDFHDMHINKEMNVQSGTRGSEIDCTKRVELQGAAIHHLELGDTGIIETDLKEKSQETQICISNSNVDEHAAAQETNKGSDEKSLDRYVYLPQKRTKGERKSKGTLLQSNLNTG, from the exons ATGGAGACTTCTCATGATCGTTCTTCGTCATCCTCTTCCACTTCCTTGGTTTCACCTTCCTGTTCTTTGTCAAGTCAATATCAACTTCCAATTGGGTATGAATATCGGCCAACAGCCAAAAGATCTGTCCAGGACATACTATATGTGTTGTCCCCAACTGTAGATTCTGATCAAACAAGGATGGGGATTGTCAGTTATGTGGGGAGGTTAATTAGACGGAACTTTGGAGTTGAG GTTTCCCAATTTGGCTCGGGCCCTCTGCAAACATACCTACCTCATGGGGATATTGATCTGACTGTCATTGCCTATCAAAATAATGATGAAGATATGGCAAAAAGTGTTTTTGATTTGCTTAAAAGAGAAGAACTAAAAGCTGCTGATTTTCTGGTTGAGGATGTCAGCTATATTCCTGCTCAG GTGAAGATTGTGAAGTGCTTCGTGCAGCATATTGCTGTAGACATCTCTTTTAATCAAGTTGCAGGACTCTGTTCTTTGACCTTCCTTGAACAG GTCAATTATTACATTGGGAGAAGCAATCTTTTTAAGCACAGTATTATCTTGATCAAAGCCTGGTGCTACTACGAGAGTAGGATTCTTGGCGCTCAGTCCGGGTTGATCTCAACTTATGCATTAGAGATACTGGTCTTGCATATAATAAATCGGTTTAATTTATCTCTAGATGGCCCTTTGACG GTCTTGTATAAGTTCTTGGACTACCATCACACATTTGACTGGGAAAACTATGGCATTAGTATATATGGTCCAGTTGCGATTAAGTGCCTGCAAAATATTGTTG AGACACCGGTAAATCATGGGAATGAGATGTTTGCCCTCAGTAAGGAACTTCTTGATCGCTGCGTGGAATGTTCAAAGGTTCAAATGAGGGAGGGCGAGTGTAAAGGAGAACCCTTCTTACTAAAGTATCTTAACATAGTGGATCCTCTGAAACAGTGTAATAACCTTGGGCGTAGTGTTAGCAAAG GCAACTTCTGTCGTATACGATGTGCTTTGTCCCATGGTTTTCAGACTTTAAGAGAGATCCTGTCCCTACCGGAAGAAAAAGTGTGTGGTGGACTAAAGAAGTTCTTTGTTAATGCTCTTGAACTCAATTCCGGTGAACGAAGACCAGATGTTGATGCACGTGCCATGTTAACTTGTGCTAGAAGATCTGAAGTCTTCAGTTTGAATGGGGATTACAACAGCCATCTCAACAATCAATGTTATCAGAAGTTTGGTTCAAATGTTCCTTTTCAATTGAGCTCTCAAATATCACCTCCTCAGTTCCAGGGCAATACCCTAAAGACGTATAACGGAAGTTTCTATTACCCAGGAACAAGCAGCTGTATCCCAACCTCCTGCTATCCAAGTAGCCCCCAATTATTTGGTTCTGCTTTCAGTGCAAATGTAGCATCGACTTTTCGAGGAATGGAGTTATATAATCCTCTTGGGAGCAATGGCAAGGCCTTGAGGCGAAGCGGAAGAGGTACATCCATTCCCAGTTTAAATGGTGAGTTGGAATTGCAAGCGTTGTGCCCCCCTGAATTTGTAAATGAGGAAAAATATCTAAAAGTTTGTAGAGATTTCCATGACATGCATATAAACAAGGAGATGAATGTGCAAAGTGGTACCCGTGGAAGTGAAATAGATTGTACGAAAAGGGTGGAACTGCAAGGAGCAGCTATTCACCATTTAGAATTGGGAGACACTGGCATCATTGAAACTGATCTGAAAGAGAAGTCCCAGGAAACCCAAATCTGTATCTCCAATTCAAATGTTGACGAACATGCAGCTGCACAGGAAACAAATAAAGGCTCTGAT GAAAAATCCTTAGACAGGTATGTCTATTTACCACAGAAGAGAACAAAAGGGGAGCGCAAGTCTAAAGGCACATTACTTCAATCTAACCTGAATACTGGATGA
- the LOC132611293 gene encoding uncharacterized protein LOC132611293 isoform X2 — protein sequence METSHDRSSSSSSTSLVSPSCSLSSQYQLPIGYEYRPTAKRSVQDILYVLSPTVDSDQTRMGIVSYVGRLIRRNFGVEVSQFGSGPLQTYLPHGDIDLTVIAYQNNDEDMAKSVFDLLKREELKAADFLVEDVSYIPAQVKIVKCFVQHIAVDISFNQVAGLCSLTFLEQVNYYIGRSNLFKHSIILIKAWCYYESRILGAQSGLISTYALEILVLHIINRFNLSLDGPLTVLYKFLDYHHTFDWENYGISIYGPVAIKCLQNIVETPVNHGNEMFALSKELLDRCVECSKVQMREGECKGEPFLLKYLNIVDPLKQCNNLGRSVSKGNFCRIRCALSHGFQTLREILSLPEEKVCGGLKKFFVNALELNSGERRPDVDARAMLTCARRSEVFSLNGDYNSHLNNQCYQKFGSNVPFQLSSQISPPQFQGNTLKTYNGSFYYPGTSSCIPTSCYPSSPQLFGSAFSANVASTFRGMELYNPLGSNGKALRRSGRGTSIPSLNGELELQALCPPEFVNEEKYLKVCRDFHDMHINKEMNVQSGTRGSEIDCTKRVELQGAAIHHLELGDTGIIETDLKEKSQETQICISNSNVDEHAAAQETNKGSDEKSLDRYVYLPQKRTKGECKIFV from the exons ATGGAGACTTCTCATGATCGTTCTTCGTCATCCTCTTCCACTTCCTTGGTTTCACCTTCCTGTTCTTTGTCAAGTCAATATCAACTTCCAATTGGGTATGAATATCGGCCAACAGCCAAAAGATCTGTCCAGGACATACTATATGTGTTGTCCCCAACTGTAGATTCTGATCAAACAAGGATGGGGATTGTCAGTTATGTGGGGAGGTTAATTAGACGGAACTTTGGAGTTGAG GTTTCCCAATTTGGCTCGGGCCCTCTGCAAACATACCTACCTCATGGGGATATTGATCTGACTGTCATTGCCTATCAAAATAATGATGAAGATATGGCAAAAAGTGTTTTTGATTTGCTTAAAAGAGAAGAACTAAAAGCTGCTGATTTTCTGGTTGAGGATGTCAGCTATATTCCTGCTCAG GTGAAGATTGTGAAGTGCTTCGTGCAGCATATTGCTGTAGACATCTCTTTTAATCAAGTTGCAGGACTCTGTTCTTTGACCTTCCTTGAACAG GTCAATTATTACATTGGGAGAAGCAATCTTTTTAAGCACAGTATTATCTTGATCAAAGCCTGGTGCTACTACGAGAGTAGGATTCTTGGCGCTCAGTCCGGGTTGATCTCAACTTATGCATTAGAGATACTGGTCTTGCATATAATAAATCGGTTTAATTTATCTCTAGATGGCCCTTTGACG GTCTTGTATAAGTTCTTGGACTACCATCACACATTTGACTGGGAAAACTATGGCATTAGTATATATGGTCCAGTTGCGATTAAGTGCCTGCAAAATATTGTTG AGACACCGGTAAATCATGGGAATGAGATGTTTGCCCTCAGTAAGGAACTTCTTGATCGCTGCGTGGAATGTTCAAAGGTTCAAATGAGGGAGGGCGAGTGTAAAGGAGAACCCTTCTTACTAAAGTATCTTAACATAGTGGATCCTCTGAAACAGTGTAATAACCTTGGGCGTAGTGTTAGCAAAG GCAACTTCTGTCGTATACGATGTGCTTTGTCCCATGGTTTTCAGACTTTAAGAGAGATCCTGTCCCTACCGGAAGAAAAAGTGTGTGGTGGACTAAAGAAGTTCTTTGTTAATGCTCTTGAACTCAATTCCGGTGAACGAAGACCAGATGTTGATGCACGTGCCATGTTAACTTGTGCTAGAAGATCTGAAGTCTTCAGTTTGAATGGGGATTACAACAGCCATCTCAACAATCAATGTTATCAGAAGTTTGGTTCAAATGTTCCTTTTCAATTGAGCTCTCAAATATCACCTCCTCAGTTCCAGGGCAATACCCTAAAGACGTATAACGGAAGTTTCTATTACCCAGGAACAAGCAGCTGTATCCCAACCTCCTGCTATCCAAGTAGCCCCCAATTATTTGGTTCTGCTTTCAGTGCAAATGTAGCATCGACTTTTCGAGGAATGGAGTTATATAATCCTCTTGGGAGCAATGGCAAGGCCTTGAGGCGAAGCGGAAGAGGTACATCCATTCCCAGTTTAAATGGTGAGTTGGAATTGCAAGCGTTGTGCCCCCCTGAATTTGTAAATGAGGAAAAATATCTAAAAGTTTGTAGAGATTTCCATGACATGCATATAAACAAGGAGATGAATGTGCAAAGTGGTACCCGTGGAAGTGAAATAGATTGTACGAAAAGGGTGGAACTGCAAGGAGCAGCTATTCACCATTTAGAATTGGGAGACACTGGCATCATTGAAACTGATCTGAAAGAGAAGTCCCAGGAAACCCAAATCTGTATCTCCAATTCAAATGTTGACGAACATGCAGCTGCACAGGAAACAAATAAAGGCTCTGAT GAAAAATCCTTAGACAGGTATGTCTATTTACCACAGAAGAGAACAAAAGGG GAGTGCAAGATATTTGTTTGA
- the LOC132611293 gene encoding uncharacterized protein LOC132611293 isoform X3, which translates to METSHDRSSSSSSTSLVSPSCSLSSQYQLPIGYEYRPTAKRSVQDILYVLSPTVDSDQTRMGIVSYVGRLIRRNFGVEVSQFGSGPLQTYLPHGDIDLTVIAYQNNDEDMAKSVFDLLKREELKAADFLVEDVSYIPAQVKIVKCFVQHIAVDISFNQVAGLCSLTFLEQVNYYIGRSNLFKHSIILIKAWCYYESRILGAQSGLISTYALEILVLHIINRFNLSLDGPLTVLYKFLDYHHTFDWENYGISIYGPVAIKCLQNIVETPVNHGNEMFALSKELLDRCVECSKVQMREGECKGEPFLLKYLNIVDPLKQCNNLGRSVSKGNFCRIRCASLPEEKVCGGLKKFFVNALELNSGERRPDVDARAMLTCARRSEVFSLNGDYNSHLNNQCYQKFGSNVPFQLSSQISPPQFQGNTLKTYNGSFYYPGTSSCIPTSCYPSSPQLFGSAFSANVASTFRGMELYNPLGSNGKALRRSGRGTSIPSLNGELELQALCPPEFVNEEKYLKVCRDFHDMHINKEMNVQSGTRGSEIDCTKRVELQGAAIHHLELGDTGIIETDLKEKSQETQICISNSNVDEHAAAQETNKGSDEKSLDRYVYLPQKRTKGERKSKGTLLQSNLNTG; encoded by the exons ATGGAGACTTCTCATGATCGTTCTTCGTCATCCTCTTCCACTTCCTTGGTTTCACCTTCCTGTTCTTTGTCAAGTCAATATCAACTTCCAATTGGGTATGAATATCGGCCAACAGCCAAAAGATCTGTCCAGGACATACTATATGTGTTGTCCCCAACTGTAGATTCTGATCAAACAAGGATGGGGATTGTCAGTTATGTGGGGAGGTTAATTAGACGGAACTTTGGAGTTGAG GTTTCCCAATTTGGCTCGGGCCCTCTGCAAACATACCTACCTCATGGGGATATTGATCTGACTGTCATTGCCTATCAAAATAATGATGAAGATATGGCAAAAAGTGTTTTTGATTTGCTTAAAAGAGAAGAACTAAAAGCTGCTGATTTTCTGGTTGAGGATGTCAGCTATATTCCTGCTCAG GTGAAGATTGTGAAGTGCTTCGTGCAGCATATTGCTGTAGACATCTCTTTTAATCAAGTTGCAGGACTCTGTTCTTTGACCTTCCTTGAACAG GTCAATTATTACATTGGGAGAAGCAATCTTTTTAAGCACAGTATTATCTTGATCAAAGCCTGGTGCTACTACGAGAGTAGGATTCTTGGCGCTCAGTCCGGGTTGATCTCAACTTATGCATTAGAGATACTGGTCTTGCATATAATAAATCGGTTTAATTTATCTCTAGATGGCCCTTTGACG GTCTTGTATAAGTTCTTGGACTACCATCACACATTTGACTGGGAAAACTATGGCATTAGTATATATGGTCCAGTTGCGATTAAGTGCCTGCAAAATATTGTTG AGACACCGGTAAATCATGGGAATGAGATGTTTGCCCTCAGTAAGGAACTTCTTGATCGCTGCGTGGAATGTTCAAAGGTTCAAATGAGGGAGGGCGAGTGTAAAGGAGAACCCTTCTTACTAAAGTATCTTAACATAGTGGATCCTCTGAAACAGTGTAATAACCTTGGGCGTAGTGTTAGCAAAG GCAACTTCTGTCGTATACGATGTGC GTCCCTACCGGAAGAAAAAGTGTGTGGTGGACTAAAGAAGTTCTTTGTTAATGCTCTTGAACTCAATTCCGGTGAACGAAGACCAGATGTTGATGCACGTGCCATGTTAACTTGTGCTAGAAGATCTGAAGTCTTCAGTTTGAATGGGGATTACAACAGCCATCTCAACAATCAATGTTATCAGAAGTTTGGTTCAAATGTTCCTTTTCAATTGAGCTCTCAAATATCACCTCCTCAGTTCCAGGGCAATACCCTAAAGACGTATAACGGAAGTTTCTATTACCCAGGAACAAGCAGCTGTATCCCAACCTCCTGCTATCCAAGTAGCCCCCAATTATTTGGTTCTGCTTTCAGTGCAAATGTAGCATCGACTTTTCGAGGAATGGAGTTATATAATCCTCTTGGGAGCAATGGCAAGGCCTTGAGGCGAAGCGGAAGAGGTACATCCATTCCCAGTTTAAATGGTGAGTTGGAATTGCAAGCGTTGTGCCCCCCTGAATTTGTAAATGAGGAAAAATATCTAAAAGTTTGTAGAGATTTCCATGACATGCATATAAACAAGGAGATGAATGTGCAAAGTGGTACCCGTGGAAGTGAAATAGATTGTACGAAAAGGGTGGAACTGCAAGGAGCAGCTATTCACCATTTAGAATTGGGAGACACTGGCATCATTGAAACTGATCTGAAAGAGAAGTCCCAGGAAACCCAAATCTGTATCTCCAATTCAAATGTTGACGAACATGCAGCTGCACAGGAAACAAATAAAGGCTCTGAT GAAAAATCCTTAGACAGGTATGTCTATTTACCACAGAAGAGAACAAAAGGGGAGCGCAAGTCTAAAGGCACATTACTTCAATCTAACCTGAATACTGGATGA